The Streptomyces sp. NBC_01275 genome has a segment encoding these proteins:
- a CDS encoding substrate-binding domain-containing protein yields MEWLSAENVVAVGTAVVGIVASGVMVWYERRVPRRKRIGYRVQMDNPVGDDVRSGRPNRRLGLFEETPGMSDATLVLLRVENDGSQGIDRDDYTGPERHGLTAVFTDRTIRGVSVTQPTDTDHLMDHFTADRGFGYADNTLRIPRVPLNRGDHFKLLVLLSGGDVGRGIRLYGGLRDGEVHPNRSATPDDTPPLFSRAARLISILLTLCVVALATIVVVRDDSPPPIGCARGTLTVTGSTAFAPVVREVARAYAHDCEGAHITVDPHGSTSGIRELAAAGAARKKGSPPVVALSDGPKPAGLDDLRENRVAVSVFALVVHDDVPLRNLSTADVRRLYRGRIANWRQLGGPDLPVVLVSRDANSGTRQVFQRRVLGRGEIANSSVDCVHQDDPTAPVLRCELDSTDQVLATVAATPGAIGYSELNLADRAKGLHPLDLDGDPPSVDAIEHGTSDYPYREIEYAYTYGRPPADSLASSFLTYLTRGNGQDVIRTHGHLPCWTPEGLRLCADESFSP; encoded by the coding sequence GTGGAGTGGCTGAGCGCTGAGAACGTGGTGGCCGTGGGGACGGCCGTGGTCGGCATCGTCGCGTCCGGCGTCATGGTCTGGTACGAGCGCCGGGTGCCGCGACGTAAGCGCATCGGGTATCGCGTGCAGATGGACAACCCGGTCGGCGACGACGTCCGCTCCGGCCGCCCCAACCGCCGGCTCGGTCTCTTCGAGGAGACCCCGGGCATGTCGGACGCCACGCTCGTCCTGCTCCGCGTCGAGAACGACGGCTCCCAGGGCATCGACCGCGACGACTACACCGGCCCCGAGCGCCACGGCCTGACCGCCGTCTTCACCGACCGCACCATCCGCGGGGTGTCGGTCACCCAGCCGACCGACACCGACCACCTCATGGACCACTTCACCGCCGACCGCGGCTTCGGCTACGCCGACAACACCCTGCGCATCCCCCGCGTCCCCCTCAACCGCGGCGACCACTTCAAACTCCTCGTGCTCCTGTCCGGCGGCGACGTCGGCCGCGGCATACGGCTGTACGGCGGGCTGCGCGACGGCGAGGTGCACCCCAACCGCAGCGCGACCCCCGACGACACCCCGCCGCTGTTCAGCCGGGCCGCACGGCTCATCTCGATCCTGCTCACCCTCTGCGTGGTCGCCCTCGCGACGATCGTCGTCGTCCGCGACGACTCCCCGCCCCCGATCGGCTGCGCGCGCGGCACGCTCACCGTCACCGGCTCGACGGCGTTCGCCCCGGTCGTGCGCGAGGTGGCCCGCGCCTACGCCCACGACTGCGAGGGCGCGCACATCACCGTCGACCCGCACGGCTCGACGTCCGGCATCCGCGAGCTCGCCGCCGCCGGAGCGGCGCGGAAGAAGGGCTCCCCGCCGGTCGTCGCGCTCTCCGACGGCCCCAAACCGGCCGGCCTCGACGACCTGCGCGAGAACCGCGTCGCCGTGTCCGTGTTCGCGCTGGTCGTCCACGACGACGTCCCCCTGAGAAACCTCTCCACGGCGGACGTACGACGGCTGTACCGCGGGCGGATCGCCAACTGGCGGCAGCTCGGCGGGCCGGACCTGCCGGTGGTGCTGGTCAGCCGGGACGCCAACTCCGGGACCCGGCAGGTGTTCCAACGGCGGGTGCTGGGGCGGGGTGAGATCGCGAACTCCTCCGTCGACTGCGTCCACCAGGACGATCCGACGGCCCCCGTCCTGCGCTGCGAGCTGGACTCCACCGACCAGGTGCTGGCCACGGTCGCCGCCACCCCGGGCGCGATCGGCTACAGCGAGCTCAACCTGGCCGACCGTGCGAAGGGCCTGCACCCGCTCGACCTCGACGGCGACCCGCCGTCCGTGGACGCCATCGAGCACGGGACCAGCGACTACCCGTACCGTGAGATCGAGTACGCCTACACCTACGGCCGTCCCCCGGCCGACTCCCTGGCGTCGAGCTTCCTGACCTATCTCACCCGCGGCAACGGCCAGGACGTGATCCGCACCCACGGGCACCTGCCCTGCTGGACGCCGGAGGGGCTGCGGCTCTGCGCGGACGAGTCGTTCTCGCCCTGA
- a CDS encoding SLATT domain-containing protein, translating to MGQQPEMQPEGPPQDGRGEGAAGLRPGDLTGRAFPLGDWGEPAERLDELYRWVERGALETAAWYLADRVWKRRGARALRAGAAAGAVCGASLPLLDLTGVLGEVAPWGYLALMLAVACVAVDRFFGVTSGWIRDVATAQAVQRRLQVLQFDWAAESVREVLGPAEGTASEAAERCLGVLRRFSEDVTELVRVETTDWMVEFRTGSAPLGIQTAVASGGRSDAGGGHGRFPLPPGANARPNMPRQRPPEPR from the coding sequence GTGGGTCAGCAGCCGGAGATGCAGCCCGAGGGTCCGCCTCAGGACGGGCGGGGCGAGGGTGCGGCCGGGCTGCGGCCGGGCGATCTGACCGGGCGGGCGTTTCCGCTCGGGGACTGGGGCGAGCCCGCCGAGCGGCTGGACGAGCTGTACCGGTGGGTGGAGCGCGGGGCGCTGGAGACGGCGGCCTGGTATCTCGCCGACCGGGTGTGGAAGCGGCGGGGCGCCCGGGCGCTGCGGGCCGGGGCGGCGGCGGGGGCGGTGTGCGGGGCCTCGCTGCCGTTGCTGGATCTCACCGGGGTGCTGGGCGAGGTGGCGCCCTGGGGGTATCTGGCGCTGATGCTGGCGGTGGCGTGTGTGGCGGTGGACCGGTTCTTCGGGGTGACGTCCGGCTGGATAAGGGACGTGGCCACGGCTCAGGCGGTGCAGCGCAGGCTCCAGGTGCTCCAGTTCGACTGGGCCGCGGAGAGCGTGCGGGAGGTGCTGGGTCCGGCCGAGGGGACGGCGAGCGAGGCCGCCGAGCGGTGTCTGGGGGTGCTGCGGCGGTTCTCGGAGGATGTGACGGAGCTGGTGCGGGTCGAGACGACGGACTGGATGGTGGAGTTCCGGACCGGTTCGGCGCCGTTGGGGATCCAGACCGCGGTCGCCTCCGGCGGGCGGTCGGACGCGGGGGGCGGGCACGGGCGGTTCCCGCTGCCGCCGGGCGCGAACGCACGGCCCAACATGCCGAGGCAGCGGCCCCCCGAGCCCCGGTGA
- a CDS encoding YbaB/EbfC family nucleoid-associated protein: protein MIPGGGQPNMQQLLQQAQKMQQDLARAQEELAQTEVDGQAGGGLVKATVTGSGELRALKIDPKAVDPDPASIEETVETLADLIVAAVQAANENAQALQQQKLGPLAQGLGGGIPGLPF, encoded by the coding sequence GTGATTCCCGGTGGTGGCCAGCCCAACATGCAGCAGCTGCTCCAGCAGGCCCAGAAGATGCAGCAGGACCTGGCGAGGGCGCAGGAGGAGCTGGCGCAGACCGAGGTCGACGGGCAGGCGGGCGGCGGCCTGGTGAAGGCCACGGTCACCGGCTCCGGCGAACTGCGCGCCCTGAAGATCGACCCCAAGGCGGTGGACCCGGACCCCGCATCCATCGAGGAGACGGTCGAGACCCTCGCCGACCTGATCGTCGCGGCCGTCCAGGCGGCCAACGAGAACGCGCAGGCTCTCCAGCAGCAGAAGCTCGGCCCGCTGGCCCAGGGTCTCGGCGGCGGCATCCCGGGCCTGCCTTTCTAA
- the recR gene encoding recombination mediator RecR produces the protein MYEGVVQDLIDELGRLPGVGPKSAQRIAFHILQAEPTDVRRLAQCLMEVKAKVRFCATCGNVAQEELCNICRDPRRDLTVICVVEEPKDVVAVERTREFRGKYHVLGGAISPIEGVGPDDLRIRELLARLADGTVTELILATDPNLEGEATATYLARMIKPMGLKVTRLASGLPVGGDLEYADEVTLGRAFEGRRLLDV, from the coding sequence TTGTACGAAGGCGTGGTCCAGGACCTCATCGACGAACTGGGGCGGCTGCCCGGCGTCGGTCCCAAGAGCGCGCAGCGGATCGCCTTCCACATCCTGCAGGCGGAGCCGACGGACGTACGGCGGCTCGCGCAGTGCCTGATGGAGGTCAAGGCGAAGGTCCGCTTCTGCGCGACCTGCGGCAACGTGGCACAGGAGGAGCTGTGCAACATCTGCCGCGACCCGCGCCGCGACCTGACCGTCATCTGCGTGGTGGAGGAGCCGAAGGACGTCGTCGCGGTGGAGCGCACCCGCGAGTTCCGCGGCAAGTACCACGTCCTGGGCGGAGCGATCAGCCCGATCGAGGGCGTCGGCCCGGACGACCTGCGGATACGAGAACTTCTCGCGCGGTTGGCCGACGGCACGGTCACGGAGCTGATCCTGGCCACGGATCCGAATCTCGAAGGCGAGGCCACGGCCACGTACCTCGCCCGCATGATCAAGCCCATGGGCCTGAAGGTCACCCGCCTGGCCAGCGGCCTCCCGGTGGGTGGCGACCTGGAATACGCGGACGAGGTCACCCTCGGCCGCGCCTTCGAGGGGAGACGACTCCTAGATGTCTGA
- a CDS encoding DUF5063 domain-containing protein — protein MSDATLHATGRSPDDFAVQIADQVESFLVAVTEVAKGDEPGSAVPFLLLEVSQLLLAGGRLGAHEDILPDERYEPDPGPEPDVDDLRENLARLLEPVDVYSEVFDPYEPRKAPVPARISDDLADVMADLRHGMAHYRAGRTTEALWWWQFSYFSNWGSTASATLRALHSVLAHVRLNQPLQELDGLDTDQAAIGDETLEFEAGQVMAEEIGGQLGLGTLK, from the coding sequence ATGTCTGACGCCACGCTGCACGCGACCGGCCGGAGCCCGGACGACTTCGCGGTCCAGATCGCGGACCAGGTCGAGAGCTTCCTGGTAGCCGTCACGGAGGTGGCCAAGGGCGACGAGCCGGGCTCGGCGGTCCCCTTCCTCCTCCTGGAGGTCTCCCAGCTGCTGCTGGCCGGCGGCCGTCTCGGCGCCCACGAGGACATCCTCCCGGACGAGCGCTACGAGCCCGACCCGGGCCCGGAGCCGGACGTGGACGACCTCCGCGAGAACCTCGCCCGCCTGCTGGAGCCGGTGGACGTCTACTCCGAGGTCTTCGACCCCTACGAGCCCCGCAAGGCGCCCGTCCCGGCCCGGATCTCCGACGACCTCGCCGACGTCATGGCCGACCTGCGCCACGGCATGGCCCACTACCGCGCGGGCCGCACCACCGAGGCCCTGTGGTGGTGGCAGTTCTCCTACTTCTCCAACTGGGGTTCGACGGCGTCGGCGACCCTGCGTGCCCTGCACTCGGTCCTGGCCCATGTCCGCCTGAACCAGCCCCTCCAAGAACTCGACGGCCTGGACACCGACCAGGCGGCCATCGGCGACGAGACGCTGGAGTTCGAGGCGGGACAGGTCATGGCGGAGGAGATCGGCGGTCAGCTGGGCCTGGGGACGCTCAAGTAG
- a CDS encoding sulfite exporter TauE/SafE family protein: MTSGAGTADAALAGIVLLGSCVQWLTGMGFALVAVPALVLLLGPAEGVVLANCAAGAISVVGLASGWRRVRLSTMVPLCAAAACTVPAGAWLTRRLPEPALLLTMGALVTAAVLLVLRGVRVPALHGTRGALAAGATGGFMNAAAGVGGPPISLYAVNAGWTVREFVPNAQFYGVLVNAFSVAANGVPKLAAPQWTSVAVAMTVGALVGRGLAGRLPEPRARLLVLGLALAGGVVTVGKGIWGL, encoded by the coding sequence ATGACGAGTGGAGCGGGCACGGCCGACGCGGCCCTGGCGGGGATCGTGCTCCTGGGATCGTGCGTGCAGTGGCTCACCGGGATGGGCTTCGCCCTCGTCGCCGTCCCCGCGCTGGTGCTGCTGCTCGGCCCGGCCGAGGGGGTCGTCCTGGCGAACTGCGCCGCGGGCGCGATCAGCGTCGTGGGCCTGGCGAGCGGCTGGCGCCGGGTACGCCTGTCCACGATGGTCCCCCTCTGCGCGGCCGCGGCCTGCACGGTCCCGGCGGGAGCCTGGCTGACCCGCCGACTCCCCGAACCAGCCCTTCTGTTGACGATGGGCGCCCTGGTGACAGCAGCCGTCCTCCTGGTCCTGCGCGGCGTCCGCGTCCCCGCCCTGCACGGCACCCGAGGCGCACTGGCGGCCGGCGCGACGGGCGGCTTCATGAACGCGGCGGCGGGCGTCGGCGGCCCACCCATATCCCTCTACGCCGTCAACGCGGGCTGGACGGTACGGGAGTTCGTCCCCAACGCACAGTTCTACGGCGTGCTGGTGAACGCGTTCTCGGTGGCGGCGAACGGGGTCCCGAAGCTGGCCGCTCCGCAGTGGACGTCGGTGGCCGTCGCCATGACCGTGGGTGCGTTGGTCGGGAGGGGACTCGCGGGACGATTGCCGGAACCGCGTGCCCGACTGCTGGTGCTGGGGCTGGCGTTGGCGGGCGGGGTGGTGACGGTGGGAAAAGGGATCTGGGGGTTGTGA
- a CDS encoding SgcJ/EcaC family oxidoreductase: MTRKTRIRAALVTATALVTAATVTVGVSAAGSEKSAKPSKKQIAALFDGWNAALQTGDPDKVADRYAKDAVLLPTVSNKVRTDRAGIVDYFDHFLVNKPVGKKVQTIVNVLDSDSAIDTGVYEFTLTDPDTGKKRVVEARYTYEYEKRGGTWKIVNHHSSAMPEG, encoded by the coding sequence ATGACCCGCAAGACCCGCATACGCGCCGCCCTCGTCACCGCCACCGCCCTCGTCACCGCCGCCACGGTGACGGTCGGGGTCAGTGCGGCCGGCTCCGAGAAGTCCGCGAAGCCGTCCAAGAAGCAGATCGCCGCCCTCTTCGACGGCTGGAACGCCGCGCTGCAGACCGGTGACCCGGACAAGGTCGCCGACCGTTACGCCAAGGACGCGGTCCTGCTGCCCACCGTGTCCAACAAGGTCCGTACCGACCGCGCCGGCATCGTCGACTACTTCGACCACTTCCTGGTGAACAAGCCGGTCGGCAAGAAGGTCCAGACGATCGTCAACGTCCTCGACAGCGACTCGGCCATCGACACCGGTGTCTACGAGTTCACCCTCACCGACCCGGACACCGGCAAGAAGCGCGTCGTCGAGGCCCGTTACACCTACGAGTACGAGAAGCGCGGCGGCACGTGGAAGATCGTCAACCACCACTCGTCCGCGATGCCCGAGGGCTGA
- a CDS encoding HAMP domain-containing sensor histidine kinase, with protein MNRQLIRSYILLVAVAILLFTVPVAFTLTKQLRDDTELSVLREADTMALLLGNGDRISCEALSEVAKAYRDKTPGAVQVTPTSSCAPDLPKPAAGPALTRAVEGNQPTTDWGSDFIWGKQLTVTVPAQGDTAVRIVYSTSDMTRRLWQIWGFRAGLAVLVLAAAAAIGAIAARRITAPLRALNSMASKFSDGDLTARSPVTGPQETQTLARTLNQAGERLDTLIASQRIFVADASHQLRTPLTALRLSLDNIADGVDDEFVREDVEQATAEVVRMSRLVNGLLVLARAEAKVTAAEPLPLTDIVAERLSVWRPAADERGVTITLRGSGVDDRPSVLASPGHLDQVLDNVLSNALEVSPDGGTITVRIDRVESSSDTVVLSVLDGGPGMSDAEKSRAFDRFWRGQGLTGRSGSGLGLAVVKQLVTDDGGTVTLTDAPGGGLCVRITLRAAQRTG; from the coding sequence ATGAACCGGCAGCTCATCCGCAGCTACATCCTGCTCGTCGCGGTCGCCATCCTGCTCTTCACGGTGCCGGTGGCCTTCACGCTCACCAAGCAGCTGCGGGACGACACCGAGCTGTCCGTCCTGCGCGAGGCCGACACCATGGCGCTGCTCCTCGGCAACGGCGATCGCATCTCGTGCGAGGCCCTGAGCGAGGTGGCCAAGGCCTACCGCGACAAGACCCCCGGCGCCGTCCAGGTGACGCCCACCAGCAGCTGCGCCCCGGACCTGCCCAAGCCCGCCGCGGGCCCGGCGCTGACCCGGGCCGTGGAGGGGAACCAGCCGACGACCGACTGGGGCTCGGACTTCATCTGGGGCAAGCAGCTGACGGTCACCGTGCCCGCACAGGGGGACACGGCCGTACGGATCGTCTACTCGACCTCGGACATGACCAGGCGGCTGTGGCAGATCTGGGGCTTCCGGGCCGGGCTCGCCGTACTCGTCCTGGCGGCGGCGGCCGCGATCGGCGCAATCGCCGCCCGCCGGATCACCGCGCCGCTGCGCGCGCTCAACTCCATGGCGAGCAAGTTCAGCGACGGCGACCTCACGGCCCGCTCCCCCGTGACGGGCCCCCAGGAGACGCAGACCCTGGCGCGCACCCTCAACCAGGCCGGCGAACGCCTCGACACGCTGATCGCCTCGCAGCGCATCTTCGTCGCGGACGCCTCGCACCAGCTCAGGACGCCTCTCACGGCCCTGCGCCTGTCCCTGGACAACATCGCGGACGGCGTCGACGACGAGTTCGTACGGGAGGACGTGGAGCAGGCGACCGCCGAGGTGGTGCGGATGAGCCGCCTGGTCAACGGGCTGCTGGTGCTGGCGCGGGCGGAGGCCAAGGTGACGGCGGCGGAGCCGCTGCCCCTGACCGACATCGTGGCCGAACGCCTGTCGGTGTGGAGACCGGCCGCCGACGAGCGTGGAGTCACCATCACGCTCAGGGGGAGTGGTGTCGACGACCGGCCGTCTGTGCTGGCCAGCCCCGGTCATCTGGACCAGGTGCTGGACAACGTGCTCTCCAACGCCCTGGAGGTCTCACCGGACGGCGGCACGATCACCGTCCGGATCGACCGGGTCGAGTCGAGCTCCGACACCGTGGTGCTGTCGGTCCTCGACGGGGGTCCGGGCATGTCGGACGCGGAGAAGTCCCGCGCCTTCGACCGCTTCTGGCGCGGTCAGGGCCTGACCGGGCGCTCCGGTTCCGGGCTCGGCCTCGCCGTCGTCAAACAACTGGTGACGGACGACGGCGGGACGGTGACCCTGACGGACGCGCCCGGCGGCGGGCTGTGCGTACGCATCACCCTGCGGGCGGCACAGCGCACCGGGTGA
- a CDS encoding response regulator transcription factor, producing MHVLLVEDDEPVAESLRRGLKRYGFEVDWVTTGAAALAHSDPYDVVLLDLGLPDTDGLDVCKALRERGDVPIIVISARSDETDRVVGLELGADDYVSKPFGVREVIARIRAVMRRVQPRTAAAESGADQYGARLAIDRKAARVHVDGAEVSLAPKEYDLLSFLTEEPGALMSREQIMEAVWDANWFGPTKTLDVHVAALRRKFAGVIAIEAVRGVGFRLEIVKNAEDAKPS from the coding sequence GTGCACGTACTCCTGGTGGAAGACGACGAACCGGTCGCCGAGTCGCTCCGACGCGGACTGAAGCGCTACGGCTTCGAGGTCGACTGGGTCACCACGGGCGCCGCCGCCCTCGCCCACTCCGACCCCTACGACGTCGTACTCCTGGACCTGGGCCTGCCCGACACCGACGGCCTCGACGTCTGCAAGGCCCTGCGCGAGCGCGGCGACGTGCCGATCATCGTCATCAGCGCGCGCAGCGACGAGACGGACCGGGTGGTCGGCCTGGAGCTGGGAGCCGACGACTACGTCTCCAAGCCGTTCGGGGTGCGGGAGGTCATCGCACGCATACGAGCGGTGATGCGACGCGTGCAGCCGCGCACGGCCGCCGCCGAGAGCGGCGCCGACCAGTACGGCGCCCGCCTCGCCATCGACCGCAAGGCGGCCCGCGTCCACGTCGACGGCGCGGAGGTCTCCCTCGCGCCGAAGGAGTACGACCTGCTGTCCTTCCTCACCGAGGAGCCGGGCGCGCTGATGTCCCGGGAACAGATCATGGAAGCGGTCTGGGACGCGAACTGGTTCGGCCCGACGAAGACGCTGGACGTGCACGTGGCGGCGCTGCGCCGGAAGTTCGCGGGCGTCATCGCCATCGAGGCGGTGCGAGGCGTCGGCTTCCGCCTGGAGATCGTCAAGAACGCCGAGGACGCGAAACCCTCATGA
- a CDS encoding aspartate kinase, with the protein MGLVVQKYGGSSVADAEGIKRVAKRIVEAKKNGHQVVVVVSAMGDTTDELIDLAEQVSPMPAGREFDMLLTAGERISMALLAMAIKNLGHEAQSFTGSQAGVITDSVHNKARIIDVTPGRIRTALDEGNIAIVAGFQGVSQDKKDITTLGRGGSDTTAVALAAALDAEVCEIYTDVDGVFTADPRVVKKAQKIDWIAFEDMLELAASGSKVLLHRCVEYARRYNIPIHVRSSFSGLQGTWVSSEPLVQKTQQQGDQKVEQAIISGVAHDTSEAKVTVVGVPDKPGEAAAIFRTISDAEINIDMIVQNVSAASTGLTDISFTLPKAEGRKAIDALEKNKAGIGFDSLRYDDQIGKISLVGAGMKTNPGVTADFFQALSDAGVNIELISTSEIRISVVTRADDVNEAVRAVHSAFGLDSDSDEAVVYGGTGR; encoded by the coding sequence GTGGGCCTTGTCGTGCAGAAGTACGGAGGCTCCTCCGTAGCCGATGCCGAGGGCATCAAGCGCGTCGCCAAGCGAATCGTGGAAGCGAAGAAGAACGGCCACCAGGTGGTCGTCGTCGTTTCCGCGATGGGCGACACGACGGACGAGCTGATCGATCTCGCCGAGCAGGTGTCACCGATGCCTGCCGGACGTGAGTTCGACATGCTGCTGACCGCGGGAGAGCGGATCTCCATGGCGCTGCTGGCCATGGCGATCAAAAACCTGGGCCACGAGGCCCAGTCGTTCACCGGCAGCCAGGCAGGCGTCATCACCGACTCGGTCCACAACAAAGCCCGGATCATCGATGTCACGCCGGGGCGCATCCGCACCGCGCTGGACGAGGGCAACATCGCCATCGTCGCCGGTTTCCAGGGTGTCAGCCAGGACAAGAAGGACATCACCACGCTCGGCCGCGGCGGGTCCGACACCACCGCCGTCGCCCTCGCCGCCGCGCTCGACGCCGAGGTCTGCGAGATCTACACCGACGTCGACGGCGTGTTCACCGCCGACCCGCGCGTGGTGAAGAAGGCGCAGAAGATCGACTGGATCGCCTTCGAGGACATGCTGGAGCTCGCGGCCTCCGGCTCCAAGGTGCTGCTCCACCGCTGTGTGGAGTACGCCCGCCGCTACAACATCCCGATCCACGTCCGGTCCAGCTTCAGCGGACTTCAGGGCACCTGGGTCAGCAGCGAGCCACTCGTTCAGAAGACACAGCAGCAAGGGGACCAGAAGGTGGAGCAGGCCATCATCTCCGGTGTCGCGCACGACACCTCCGAGGCCAAGGTCACGGTCGTGGGCGTGCCGGACAAGCCGGGCGAGGCGGCCGCGATCTTCCGGACGATCTCCGACGCCGAGATCAACATCGACATGATCGTGCAGAACGTGTCCGCCGCGTCCACCGGGCTGACGGACATCTCCTTCACCCTCCCCAAGGCCGAGGGCCGCAAGGCCATCGACGCCCTGGAGAAGAACAAGGCCGGCATCGGCTTCGACTCGCTGCGCTACGACGACCAGATCGGCAAGATCTCCCTGGTCGGCGCGGGAATGAAGACCAACCCGGGCGTCACGGCCGACTTCTTCCAGGCCCTGTCCGACGCGGGCGTCAACATCGAGCTCATCTCGACCTCCGAGATCCGCATCTCGGTCGTGACGCGCGCCGACGACGTCAACGAGGCCGTGCGCGCCGTGCACAGCGCGTTCGGACTGGACTCCGACAGCGACGAGGCCGTCGTCTACGGAGGCACCGGGCGTTGA
- a CDS encoding aspartate-semialdehyde dehydrogenase, translating to MSETRRPTLAVVGATGAVGTVMLQILSQRADVWGEIRLVASPRSAGRKLSVRGEEVEVAALSEDVFDGVDVAMFDVPDEVSAHWAPIAAAKGVVVVDNSGAFRMDPDVPLVVPEVNPHAARVRPRGIVANPNCTTLSMIVALGALHAEYGLRELVVSSYQAVSGAGRDGVETLRRQIALVAGTELGTTPGDVRRAVGDDTGPFPEPVALNVVPWAGSLREDGWSSEEMKVRDESRKILGLPKLPVAVTCVRVPVVTTHSLTVHARFQDEVSVEGAREIIATAPGVVLFDNPAAGEFPTPADVVGTDPTWVGRVRRALDDPTALELFVCGDNLRKGAALNTAQIAELVAAELS from the coding sequence ATCTCGGAGACACGCCGTCCGACGCTCGCGGTCGTGGGGGCGACCGGGGCGGTCGGCACGGTGATGCTCCAGATCCTGTCCCAGCGGGCGGACGTCTGGGGCGAGATCCGTCTCGTCGCCTCCCCGCGCTCGGCCGGCCGCAAGCTGTCCGTGCGCGGCGAGGAGGTCGAGGTGGCGGCCCTGTCGGAGGACGTCTTCGACGGGGTCGACGTCGCGATGTTCGACGTGCCGGACGAGGTCTCCGCGCACTGGGCGCCGATCGCCGCGGCCAAGGGCGTGGTGGTGGTCGACAACTCCGGCGCCTTCCGGATGGACCCGGACGTGCCCCTGGTGGTGCCCGAGGTCAATCCGCACGCGGCCCGGGTCCGGCCCCGCGGGATCGTCGCCAACCCCAACTGCACGACCCTGTCGATGATCGTCGCCCTGGGCGCGCTGCACGCCGAGTACGGGCTGCGCGAGCTGGTGGTGTCGTCGTACCAGGCGGTCAGCGGGGCCGGGCGGGACGGCGTGGAGACGCTGCGCCGGCAGATCGCACTGGTCGCCGGCACCGAGCTGGGGACCACCCCCGGGGACGTGCGACGGGCCGTCGGCGACGACACCGGGCCGTTCCCGGAGCCGGTCGCGCTGAACGTCGTACCGTGGGCCGGATCGCTGCGGGAGGACGGCTGGTCGTCGGAGGAGATGAAGGTGCGGGACGAGTCCCGCAAGATCCTCGGGCTGCCGAAGCTGCCGGTGGCCGTGACCTGTGTGCGGGTCCCGGTCGTCACCACGCACTCCCTCACCGTCCACGCCCGCTTCCAGGACGAGGTCAGCGTCGAGGGGGCCCGCGAGATCATCGCCACCGCGCCCGGCGTCGTCCTCTTCGACAACCCGGCCGCGGGGGAGTTCCCCACCCCCGCCGACGTCGTCGGCACCGACCCCACCTGGGTCGGCCGCGTGCGCCGCGCCCTGGACGACCCCACCGCCCTGGAACTCTTCGTCTGCGGCGACAACCTGCGCAAGGGCGCCGCCCTCAACACCGCGCAGATCGCGGAGCTGGTGGCGGCCGAGTTGTCGTGA
- a CDS encoding SigE family RNA polymerase sigma factor, translating into MAQVLDFSAATAGTALRPPRAALRPRMPGAPGGMPVIAPMPAARPARIPSQRDGVESAEDTAAAGTTVDHLTETYRAHYRSLLGLAALLLDDTASCEDVVQEAFIRVHSARRRVRDPEKTLAYLRQTVVNLSRSALRRRILGLKLLSKPMPDMASAEEGAYDQLERDSLIKAMKGLQRRQREVLVLRYFADMTEAQVAETLGISLGSVKAYGSRGIAALRIAMEAPA; encoded by the coding sequence GTGGCACAGGTACTCGACTTCAGCGCGGCGACCGCCGGTACGGCCCTCCGGCCGCCCCGCGCCGCCCTACGACCCCGCATGCCCGGCGCGCCCGGCGGCATGCCGGTGATCGCGCCCATGCCCGCAGCGCGGCCCGCCCGCATACCCAGCCAGCGTGACGGCGTCGAGTCCGCGGAGGACACCGCGGCGGCCGGCACCACCGTCGACCACCTCACCGAGACCTACCGGGCGCACTACCGCTCGCTGCTCGGCCTCGCCGCCCTCCTCCTGGACGACACCGCCTCCTGCGAGGACGTCGTGCAGGAAGCTTTCATCCGCGTCCACTCCGCGCGCCGACGCGTCCGCGACCCCGAGAAGACCCTCGCGTATCTGCGCCAGACGGTCGTCAACCTCTCCCGCTCCGCCCTGCGCCGCCGCATCCTCGGACTGAAGCTGCTGTCCAAGCCGATGCCGGACATGGCCAGCGCGGAGGAGGGCGCCTACGACCAGCTGGAGCGCGACTCGCTCATCAAGGCGATGAAGGGCCTGCAGCGCCGCCAGCGCGAGGTCCTCGTGCTGCGCTACTTCGCGGACATGACCGAGGCCCAGGTCGCCGAGACCCTCGGCATCTCCCTCGGCTCGGTCAAGGCGTACGGCTCGCGCGGCATCGCCGCCCTGCGCATAGCGATGGAGGCGCCGGCGTGA